In Aphis gossypii isolate Hap1 unplaced genomic scaffold, ASM2018417v2 Contig00466, whole genome shotgun sequence, the genomic stretch CCACGTgtcttcaaaataattaaccattGGAGTTAAAAGTTTTTCGTGTGCTGTGTAGTAACTAGTATCCATCAAATCATTAAAAGCCTGTTCAACATCAGCTACAGGTACAAAACTAAGGGCGGTCATCATTCTTATTTGAAGAGCGAATTCTGAATCTTTAGTGTACCGTTGTTGAAGTCCAGCTTGTTGAACGTGTCTCCAAACAGACtgagtaaaatgaaaaaaacagcCTCGAATTTTTGTAACtggaaatttttttgaaatggcATTCATGGCAGCTTTCTCGAAATCAATCATAATTGTATCCGGATTCAATGCCGgttttattgatttcaatGCTTCGAATAGACGACAGTATGTAGATTCCATTTTATTTGGTAATAATGCAAACACCGATGGGAAAACATTACTGTACTGTACACCATGTatctgtaaaattatatattaatttacacatttagttagaaaaaaaaatattttatacttgtataggtacttataaaatataaactatgataaaaacaatcacGTTTAAtgaatagattataaattataatctattcatttttaggtcatttttataggtatatatttgttgcttggaattataaaatttttaaaaatatacattaaatgtaaatttgttttaaacgttTCGTTTTGTCttgtaaattagttattttacgaAGACCGGCTGATTGTATCTATCTGTACGGATATACGTAATTTCTATCAAATAATCTCGATAAGTACGGGCCgggagcataataatataatagtaataatataataatataataagataatagatACGGGCTACGGCCGGTGAAAAATATAGGCCGTTGACCTATATTGTAGGCTGGCTAGGCGGGTGGTTGAGGAGATAGGTGCATGTCCCTATCTCTGGGCGCGAATATTAACATTACGATAGGTTACAAAACTAATTGATTTCCGATTATAAGTAGGTCACTCATAGATTCGTTTTAGAttcgaattttttataagttttaagttataacaatatctaGACACGCGGTAGCGTGTCAAGCCAAGTTCTAGCTACAGAACTAGCGAGCAGCACCGTGTGTAATATTACACGAACCATTTGGAGCCACTTTTGACTCCctcataactcaaaaactattccACATAAACATGTCAAATTTGGCTCATATATTGAGACTTACGAGATACATACGTAATGTTTtccaaatttcataaatatgcctcaaaccgttatttagatattaacgTCCCAAAATCGTCATTTTTATCACTGACTGACTTACCTATAGATCATAATTCTAACCCAGTTCCAGATGACCTAGAAAGTTCAAATTTGGCATACAGATAGGTAGTTAGGTTAATACAAAGGAAAAAATCAGAAACtggaagatttttaatttaaaattttttaatttttaatttttaattttttatcaattgattttattataattttgaaattaattatctatgatgttttatttttcaattaattaattaattgcctCTAATTTAATGTAGTGTTGACTTAAATTGTTCCGCTAACCTACGTACAGCCGAATATGTGTCGATATTGTCAAATCAAGGCACAAGAAAGCTCTATTGTAGAGTACAACCACCTGCGCACGCTATACCGCCCCGACTTGGCCAAATTAAGTATAAGTAGAAaacgcataaaaaaaaattccagatACTGAATGGGCAATTTacccaaacattttaaaagttcaggaaaatataaataatgacacacaaacaaaaaattataacccgTAAACataggaaaatataaataaaaacacacaaacaaaaaattataacccgTAAACGtaggataatataaataaaacacaaaaaaaaaactataacccGTACATGTAGGAAAatacaatagtttattaaaaaccatttggaaattattttaatatgatttaatagctattaataatttacttacaaaaaagtaatgatATCCCAACAAAACATATACGTAAAATGATAGCcaagttcaattaaataatatgctttggTTGTTGACTTCAACGACAAAAGAAGTGAGATCTAAATGGATGCCAACTTCAATGGTCAGtcctgaaatttatttataacaacataaaatataatttcttcttaTCACTTAGGATAATGTTTTGAAGCCTAAGGACTGACTTGGCTAGTTTCCATATACGAATTATGTTATAGCCTTCGCAAGTTCTAAAGTTGTAAGTTCTTTTTTATCCTTCTAAAAATTTGGCTTGCTGGTAGAAACTAGCTATCGAACACAGTGCTCTTCCATGACTGTTTTGGttggtacttaataataattcgtataTGACAACTAGCCAAGTCAGACCTAAGGCTTCAAAACATTATCCTAAGTGAtaagaagaaattatattttatgttgttataaataaatttaaggacTGACCATTGAAGTTGGCATCCATTTAGATCTCACTTCTTTTGTCGTTGAAATCAACAAccaaagcatattatttaattgaacttggctatcattttacataaatgttttgttgggattatattattataaaattattatatatacactaaattgtgtttttatcgaatttaataacacgtttaaagttttttagtgcatttttttaaaaaatttttattagtgttcATCATAgccttttatttaaaatatacttgaattaaaaataatttaaattagttaccGTATATATTTGAGTAAACAATGAAGGCGATGTCGAAAATGTTCCGTCAGCATACCAATATTTACAGTTTTCCATAAGACGTAAATTTCGTTCGGtcgaaaataaaagtattcggTCTTCTCCTGGACCACTATCATACAACAAAAATGGTTGTTTATCGTTCGTCAATTGGTACTTTTGGGGAATCATTAAATCACTGAGTGATTTTGGGTTGGTGGTGAAGTATCTTCCTCATTTCTTATCCGCCGAATTGTTCGTTTAAGAGAACTTAATTTAGGTAAATGCGCTGTTGCTGAAGTAGTCAACTacaagatttataatattataaaatacaatagttttacaattaataaaataagtattttaaataagtgaaCTTACAGATGTCGAAATTGAACCTAAAACTGCACGTGTTCTTAAATCGGGTCGTTCGATagctttttcttttaattcatTGATTGCTTTGCATACTTCAACTTTTACACAGTCCGGAACATGATTgtgtttaaattctttaacaaCTTCCTCATTACAAACATGTAAACGTCCTTTACATTTTATCTTCTGATAATTTTCGCACttccatattaatttatttaaaccttgtttttcaaatatataaatatacccttttaatataaatttatttttaccccGTTCACTTTTTATATACGAAATATTATccataactaaaaattgtaacaCTCTCGTAAACGTCGATACACGTACTGGACGATGCCGatacaataattcaataatcagTAACGTATTTAATCGTATAACATGCATGCCAAtctggtaatttttaaatttagaatttaagttattattatcgatattattattatgaattatcaaTTTGTATCAGTAAGATAACTCATCAAGTCAAAAATGCAATgtcgtaatttaaaatatagttatagactgaaaaattggttttaagaTACtgtgtttaaacatttttcaactgTAATGAATTGTACGCGCGGTAAATTGTGCACGCGGTGAGTTGTAAATGCGGTGAAATGTTGGCGGTGAATAGTCGCGCGGTGAGTTAATTGCGGTGAAATATCCGGATACCTTTGTGCAGCAAATAggttaacttaataataatgatatgttaACATGTGTGTTTTAAGTaccattattcattaataaactTATCACTAATAATGATACCCAATACTAGCCTTTGTCTCGCCCTGTCAATACTATCATGGAATGCAAACGGACtgcaaaatcataaaaacgaATTTCAATTAACActcgaagaaaaaaatatagacatcGCGTTAATCTCCGAGACCCACTTCACTCCAAAATCTTTTGTAATAATACCTGGATATCAAGTTTACCACGCTTGCCACCCTGACGGTTCAACTCATGCTGGATCtgccatttatataaaaaacaacttatcCCATCACCCACTAACCCCCTACTCTGAAAACTATCTTCAAGCCACTAATATATCAATCAACATTGAAAACCATAATTCAATTACTATATCTTCCATATACTGTCCCCCAAGTGCAAAAATAACtactgaaaattttaaaaactacttttCCAGCCTAGGGCAACAATTTACAGCAGGAGGTGATCTTAACTCTAAACACCCCACCTGGGGAAATAGATAAGCTTGTACAAGAGGTCGAACACTCAATTATGTCCTAACTTCAAAAAATTACTCAGTACTATCCCCCCTGGTCCTACTTACTGGCCTTCTCATAGTAATAGACTACCCGATATCCTCGACATATTCATCGCAAAAATCCCAAATCATCTCAATACAAATGTAACAAACCTAGACGATCTCTCATCTGATCACACCCCGATTCTTATGGAGCTCGGAGCCatgcttattaaattaactagacCATCTCTCACCCCTGGAAGATCCAATTGGACTAAATTTAGAAACATAGTCTCTGACAAAATTAGCCTTAAACTCTCATTAAAAACTACTCTTGAAATAGACCAAGTCGTTCAATTTTTAACCACCACAATCCAAGATGCTGCCATGGCCTCCTCAGAATACAACCTCCATCCCATAAAAAACTCGAAAATTCCTGCTCACATACAAAGTTTAATAGCCGAAAAGCGTAGAGCTAGAGCTCAATGGCAAAGATTCAAATATCCCATAGACAAAGCCAgacttaattacttaaaaaacaaGCTAACCAGAGCTTtccaaaatcacaaaaatgaaAGTTATCACTCCTACATTCAAAACCTCTCAACCAAAGATTCGTCATTGTGGAAggctacaaaaaattattaaatcacaaGCAGCCACATCCCCCAATTCGCAATTCCGACAATACATGGGCCACCTCAGACACCGAAAAAACAAACGTTTTTGCATCCCACCTCGCTAATGTTTTTAAGCCTCATGACATTAGTCCAAACCAAACCAACTCACACGTATTGAGCAATCACTAAATTCCCCCCTTCCTATGGCTCTCCCTGCTAAGCACACTAGCCCAGGCGAAGTTAtgcacattataaaaaaacttccaACTAGAAAAGCCCCAGGCCACGACTTGATCAGTAACTTCATAGTCAAAAATCTCCCTAATAAAGCTGTCCTCTTTCTCACCCTCATATTCAACTCATTACTTCGCCTATCTTACTTCCATAGTATCTGGaaacattcaaatataattcttatCTCTAAGCCCGACAAACCTCCACAACTTCCCACCTCTTATAGACCAATAAGCCTCCTTCCCACTTtctcaaaaatgtttgaaaaaatacttcTAAAAAGACTTCTCCCACTGTCAGACAAAGCTAACATTATTCCACATCACCAATTTGATTTGGGTTCTGGGCTAAACACTCAACCACCCACCAACTCCTTCGTACTGTTGACTTAATATCTACTAGTATGGAATCCAAGCACTATTGTGCTGCCGTCCTGCTAGACGTGGCCCAAGCCTTCGACAGAGTATGGCATGATGGCCTActctataaacttaaaaaatttcttaCTGCTCCATATTACCTTATTATCAAGTCTTATCTTGAAAATCGAACCTTCTCAGTTAGAGTAACTACAGCTACTCGGTTAACTTTCCTATCTTGGCTGGCGTCCCCCAAGAAAGCGACATAGCGCCTTTTCTTTACACCATATTTGCACATGACATTCCGAAAACCTTACATACATCATAAGCACATACGCCGACGATACAATAATCCTGGCCTCAAATGACAACCCTCAAACTGTGTCTAATAGGTTACAAAATCATCTAAACATGATCCAGATCTGGtcaaaaaaatggaaaataaaagtaaatgacTCCAAATCCTCCTTTATTACCTTTTCACTAAGACCTGGAGACTGCCCTCCAGTTTCattcaataataacttaattccAACAACCCCTGTAGTCAAATACCTGGACCTAACGTTTGATAAACGACTCACCTGGGCTCAACACCTCAAAAACAAAAGGAAATCTGTAAACTCTAGACTTCACTTGCTCCGTCCACTTCTCCGCTCCAAACTAAACATcagtaataaattgttaatctaCAAAGCTATTTTAAGACCTGCATGGACATACATAAGCCTAGATATGGGGCTCCGCGAAACCCTCAAACCTGCGAACTATACAAGCCTTCCAATCAATATGTCTCCGTCAAATCGTTTCTGCCCCTTGGTATATAAAAACGCCAATCTTCACAAAGACTTAAAAGTACCTACACTTTCACATCTGACTAAATCACGCTTCTCTCATTTCACTCAAAACTAACCCATCACACTAATCCATTAATAAAAAGACTTTCTTCCCGTGCAATCCCTGACAATCCTCAAAGAAGATTGAAACGCTCTTGGCCTAGAGACTTGCTGGCTTGACCTGTCGGGTGGTACTACTGAGTACCTTCCCACTATGTAGTTTTCACCGCTATTTCactcaacaaaattatttattgtacaaaattatgattagattgtaattattgcaacgtgctctgatgtctcatacattaaatataatatacaaaggtACTAAAACGTAGATAATAATGACCAAATCCAAATTGGGAAGTATTCCTAGAACTCATGGACGGGTTCGTGGTAGATAAAGACCAGTAATTGTCGATAATTGTATGCCTAAAAGTGAAGGGAAAAAACCACTCAAAaccatagttaaattaataggcGAAAGGCGCTGTAGGCCTATAACGCTTATAAATTAGAAGCAGCGGAGCAAGCAACTTCTCTTGGAAATACTGGCCCCGCATccgtaataacataatatattatcacacaCCGTATAGCGGGATCGTTCATGGTCACACGTGACATCATCATACGCGCGCTTGCGATTTCACAGGAAATCATCGATATATGATTGACGCACAACACCGCAGAGATAATGCAGAGGCGTGggaagaagcggatgcaggtgcagatgaccaGCAGGGACCTGAAGGTACCGGGGGGGCTTCTggacgatatataaggggttccagattaggcacattttagacgtgatccaccagagttagagcaagcaccttcacgtcacccagtttaatattttatgtctcctggacttagaatatttttcacaagtttaattaaattaattaattggacttagaataatttttaaataaaaacacttagaataatttcgagTAGAAGTACTCTagctacttttaaaaatgtagcgtccctaaaatcaaaaaattgacAAGCCCCCGCCTCCTTTCTACGCCACTGAATACAAcgacaaatttttatatgtagtgtataaaattattattattatttctataattattaattatacatcttCATTTAAAAGATTCCATAGTTGAGAATAattatcacaattttttagttGTCTTTTTGGACAGCACAACTCATTCGCATATCTTCTTCCATTGAGGATCCATGACTTTACATAGTTGGCTGGATTAAAAGCTATTACTGGAGGACCAACACATTGTATGAAGAGGAGTGAAGATATGTGTTGTGTAGTTAGTTTATTTCTTTCAAATGTAACAGTGTTATTCATAGCACTGAATGTCCTTTCACACTCAGATGATGAAATTGCAATTGTTTTGATGGCCACTAATAATGGGTTTAAAGGTGATATTGATGATATAACTCTAGTGTCTTTATATTCTCGAAAACCTTGTACAGTAGATCTTTCATCGACTTGAAATGTAGCTGTCAgtcttctaatatttttatctccaAATTGAATATCACAATTATCGGGCCAAGATTTAGGTTCAAGAACTTCCATGTCTTTGAGGAGATCTtcgtatttgtttttgaaagtaTTGCCGGAACTTGCGGTATTTGACGCCTGAAATGTGAAAAGTCTAGAGTGCATATTATTTGAAAGACTTCTAAAAAACTGCCCAGAGTTTATTTTTGGTATCTTAGCATAATTTATCAATGGaacatctttaaaaattaaatttacacaaGCGTGACTAGCTTCTTCAGATCTTGGTCCAGGTTGATTGGCCATTGAATTAAGTACGCGAATTGTACGCTCAATGCAAGTATTGGCATTCCAAAGTGAAATACTTCTATTTTGAAGCTGCAAAGATAATGTAGCCAATTCAGATAATCCATCATGCATAACATCTATGTACATAATGGAaacagtaattaaaattgttgtataatattattattattttgattgttatgTACCTAAGTTATGAACAAACTCAACTGAACCCAACATTCTTTTCAATCCAATATACTTGACCTTTTCTTTTGAGTCTCTATGGCAGTCAAATGatgcttttaaaaaatgttgatatagtGCAGAGTAATTGTTCCAAACAGCTTTTAACCTTTGTTCACTTGAAGCAACCCACCTgatcgtaaatatttttccaattacCAACAGTTTTTCTTCTAATGATTCAGCACAAACTTAactcattcatatttttagggGATTGGTGGTATAATGCATAcagtttttctataaaaagttgaaaatgatttattcCTTGCACTTCTTTAAGGGTGTCGGACACCGCCAATTCCAATCTATGATTGCAACAATgccaaacaataatattagtctacaaactttgtaatttaataccaACTCCTGATATCCTCCCCAACATATTCGACGCACCATCACTAACAAATGCCACCAGgttgtgttttaaataatcatggGTTAAGCCATAtttcgataaattatttattatattagtgtatataatttcagcagttgtattttttaattctacaatatcgaaaaaaaatgtaattacttcTTCATCACTAGCTATTGCTGCCCTCAGACAAATTACTAGCATTGTTTTATGGCTTAAGGTAATAGACTCATCTACAATTATACAGAGttttcttttgtttaaaaCGATCTCATTACACAacttttttctcatttttaagcttatatgatcaattatattaccacaggttttgtttttttgaagGATACGGCCCATATGTAGTCCATTAATTTGATGTAAAGCTTAGGCATATCTGTAAAAGGTCTCTGGTTCTTcgctataaaatatgcaattctgaaaatgtttttggtATTGTCTTCATCAaatcaaatcaatttataaaacgcACAATCAACGGCCGTTCTGGGACCCAGTGTATTTATtgcaatgttttttataattttattaacgcAACCAAAATGGAGTTTCATATATCTAAGTGCATCAAGTGTCCAGCTAATATTAGAACCAAATATTTGAGAAAGCATATAATGAAAAAGAAGCTAAGTAGTTCAAagtctaaaaatttaataaatgatgatGGAAATGAAGGTTGGTATTcactattttcattttatgcaatgtaatatttttttaaattatattttaaaatattttaataatttccattTCAGACTTGGTAAGTAGTGATCTTAATCAAAATCTAGAATCAACTTCTACAGCTAGTTCAGTAGGAAgagttcaaaaatatgtattggaTCTAGATGATACTGATGATAATAACAGTGTATTTGGTTTAGCTAGAACGATAAATGATTCTGGAAGATCAACTGTACTTTCACAATGTTCATCAGCCATTATCAAGTCCCAAAAATTTGAGCATTATTTTGACTCAATGACTAAGTCTCAAAAGGTAAAttcctaataattttaaacaacttatttttataaaataggttttattaagtaataactaattagtggtttctatattttaaaggaTGACCTTGATAAACACATAGCAAATGCTATTTATGTCACTGGTGCTCCATTAAGTATGTTGGAACATTCACTATGGCAAAAAGTTTTTGCAACTTGTCGTccagtatataaaataccaacTCGGAGCGCATTGTCATCTATCTTATTAGAAAGTCAATATagtcaaatgaaaaaaaaggtatCTGAAATTGTTTTGTCTGCCCCACATCTACATCTACAATGTGATGGTTGGAccaatattagaaataatggaattatgaattttatactgTCAACACCACGTCCAGTTTTTGTTAAAAGTGTCGCAACTGGTCAAAATCGACATACAGTGGAATACATATCAGATGAACTCAACAAAGTGTTAATTGAGTTCAATCCCATGAAATTTGTTACTTTAATTGGTGATAATgcttcaaatattcaaaaaagctTCATGTTGCTTAAAAATTTGTGTCCTCATTTAGTTCCTCTTAATTGTTTAGCACATTCTATAAACCTACTGTTCAATGATATTGTAAGCTTTGAGtcattagttaaattaaaatcagataGTTTAtcaattgtaaaatcaattaatcgTTTGCAGATACTCAAAGGTTGCTTagagaatattaataaagaacaaaacattttatgttccCTAAAAGTACCATGTCCAACAAGATGGGCTAGTTTAATCTTTAAGATTGGAaatgatttttagaatt encodes the following:
- the LOC126554326 gene encoding uncharacterized protein LOC126554326; translation: MIDFEKAAMNAISKKFPVTKIRGCFFHFTQSVWRHVQQAGLQQRYTKDSEFALQIRMMTALSFVPVADVEQAFNDLMDTSYYTAHEKLLTPMVNYFEDTWIGRIEENIPRTNNSVEGWHNSFSSTLNVIHPCIWKCIEAFKKEESLNKIHVEQLIAGYSIGVKRKYKDFAERLKNVCDDYNNRITEDYLEA
- the LOC126554321 gene encoding E3 SUMO-protein ligase KIAA1586-like, encoding MLGSVEFVHNLDVMHDGLSELATLSLQLQNRSISLWNANTCIERTIRVLNSMANQPGPRSEEASHACVNLIFKDVPLINYAKIPKINSGQFFRSLSNNMHSRLFTFQASNTASSGNTFKNKYEDLLKDMEVLEPKSWPDNCDIQFGDKNIRRLTATFQVDERSTVQGFREYKDTRVISSISPLNPLLVAIKTIAISSSECERTFSAMNNTVTFERNKLTTQHISSLLFIQCVGPPVIAFNPANYVKSWILNGRRYANELCCPKRQLKNCDNYSQLWNLLNEDV